A single region of the Ascaphus truei isolate aAscTru1 chromosome 6, aAscTru1.hap1, whole genome shotgun sequence genome encodes:
- the LOC142496431 gene encoding nicotinamide N-methyltransferase-like, protein MDPSLHKHYHDEEFDPKGLVDTYFCDENFPLIDESVGFPLKKLHETFSSGRVRGDTLIDISSGPAVYQLLSASDIFKEIIVIEFSDPSIQELEKWLKNDPETPDWSYAAKALCDLEGNREEWQVKEDKVRRVVKQVVKWDVSKDKPLDPVVLPQVDCVISFWCLHLISKDKEAYRRNLRKFASLLKIGGHLLLFGVLNGTYYMIGEHKFFSLTFDEKFLREALRDAGYVIEHMDVLPSRKGCDLVDGEHLVYVIARKEREV, encoded by the exons ATGGATCCCAGTCTCCACAAACATTATCATGATGAAGAATTTGATCCAAAAGGACTTGTGGACACATACTTCTGTGATGAAAACTTTCCCTTAATAGATGAAAGTGTGGGATTCCCTTTGAAAAAATTGCATGAAACGTTTTCTTCAG GGCGTGTGAGAGGAGACACATTGATTGATATCTCCTCTGGCCCAGCAGTTTACCAGCTCTTATCAGCCAGTGATATCTTCAAAGAGATTATTGTGATAGAATTTAGTGACCCCAGCATCCAAGAACTTGAGAAATGGCTTAAAAATGATCCAGAAACTCCTGATTGGTCATATGCAGCAAAGGCTCTTTGTGACCTAGAAGGCAACAG AGAGGAGTGGCAGGTAAAGGAAGACAAAGTAAGAAGAGTCGTCAAACAGGTTGTAAAATGGGATGTTTCTAAAGACAAACCTCTAGACCCTGTCGTCTTGCCACAAGTGGACTGTGTGATCAGCTTTTGGTGCCTACATCTTATTAGCAAAGACAAGGAAGCTTACCGGAGAAACCTGAGAAAATTTGCATCACTACTGAAGATTGGGGGTCACCTGTTACTCTTTGGGGTGTTAAATGGGACATATTATATGATTGGTGAGCACAAGTTCTTTTCCCTGACCTTTGATGAGAAGTTTTTAAGAGAGGCTCTCAGGGATGCAGGGTATGTCATTGAGCATATGGATGTGCTACCCAGCAGAAAGGGCTGTGATTTGGTAGATGGTGAACACCTTGTGTATGTTATAGCGCGCAAGGAGAGGGAGGTTTAA